One segment of Rosa chinensis cultivar Old Blush chromosome 6, RchiOBHm-V2, whole genome shotgun sequence DNA contains the following:
- the LOC112173545 gene encoding transcription factor MYB73, with protein MDDYGASPAGSADESKSTSCPRGHWRPAEDERLRQLVEQYGAQNWNSIAEKLQGRSGKSCRLRWFNQLDPRINRRPFSEEEEERLLAAHRIHGNKWAMIARLFPGRTDNAVKNHWHVIMARRQREQSKLICGGNKRSYQDFLISSDSISNTSSSISNTFDSRKLKSSTGFDHNQNSTTTSTVFEFRNPGKGRAMSFMESSRPKSSSSHNWNFASMTSSLSIPNSTSSAGFLRGSEISNYKVSECLKGNSDHLFVHRINGQYSSPAFVYGRYRGSGSSSTFGLPNPRRVNVPINPFGYLSSGTSPLGDIHEQHGSRMILKKEYLRAASSTTFEDHPHPHHDSSIEHNKEVPFIDFLGVGISS; from the exons ATGGATGATTATGGAGCTTCTCCTGCGGGCTCTGCAGATGAGTCAAAGTCGACGTCTTGCCCAAGAGGACACTGGCGGCCCGCAGAAGATGAAAGACTCCGGCAACTCGTCGAACAGTACGGTGCCCAGAACTGGAACTCCATAGCAGAGAAGCTTCAAGGAAGAtcag gGAAAAGTTGTAGGTTGAGGTGGTTTAATCAACTAGACCCAAGAATCAACAGAAGGCCGtttagtgaagaagaagaagagaggctTCTAGCGGCTCATCGGATTCATGGAAACAAGTGGGCAATGATAGCAAGACTGTTTCCAGGTCGGACTGATAATGCCGTGAAGAATCACTGGCATGTTATCATGGCCAGACGGCAAAGAGAGCAATCTAAGCTAATTTGTGGTGGAAACAAGAGAAGCTACCAAGATTTCTTAATCTCTAGTGACTCTATATCGAACACCTCCTCATCAATTTCCAACACTTTTGATTCAAGGAAATTGAAATCATCAACTGGGTTTGACCACAATCAGAACAGTACTACTACTAGTACTGTGTTTGAATTCAGGAACCCTGGTAAAGGTAGGGCAATGTCGTTCATGGAATCATCAAGGCCTAAAAGCTCTTCTTCTCATAATTGGAACTTTGCTTCAATGACAAGTTCATTATCAATTCCCaactcaacatcttcagcgGGCTTCTTGAGAGGATCTGAAATATCTAATTACAAAGTTTCGGAGTGCTTGAAGGGTAATTCGGATCATCTTTTTGTTCATCGCATTAATGGGCAATATTCAAGTCCGGCATTCGTGTATGGCAGGTATAGAGGTTCCGGCAGTAGTAGTACTTTCGGGCTGCCAAATCCCAGGAGGGTTAATGTTCCAATTAATCCTTTTGGGTACCTCAGTAGTGGTACTAGTCCTCTTGGAGATATTCATGAGCAGCATGGAAGCAGGATGATATTGAAGAAAGAGTACCTGAGGGCTGCATCATCTACTACATTTGAAGaccatcctcatcctcatcatgATTCATCCATCGAGCATAACAAGGAAGTTCCCTTCATAGATTTTCTTGGTGTGGGGATATCTAGCTAG